From Oreochromis niloticus isolate F11D_XX linkage group LG15, O_niloticus_UMD_NMBU, whole genome shotgun sequence:
CATAATATCTGCACATCTTTCCCTGTGCCTCCTGTATTTTGGACTTGGCATACAGCCTGATACAGGTTTATATAACCCTGCATTTTGGTCTGTGACAAAAAGTTTGTGATGTGCACCacaaatgaaacagatgaataGTCATGAGGATTACTCTCTGGGGATAATGTCctctccacatcaaaaggagtcaCTTGAGGTGAATCAGGCAACCTGCTAGAACGTCTCCTAGATGCCTCCTAGGTACAGTGTTTCTGGCATGTATTACTGGGAGGAGGACCAGGACTTGCTGGAGAAATTGTATCTCTTTGCTGGCTTTGGAAAAACTTGATGTACCCCAGGATGAGCTGgaagaggtggctggggagggcttctctgcttggacTGGTGCCCCGACCACCTGAACCCGGATGTGTGggagaaaaatgaatgaatgaatggatggggTCTCTGTCATGGAAAGCTGTCAAGTGCTTCCGGCTCATCTAGTGTGGCAGAATGTCCAACCACATTGCTGGAGTCATGCAGTTAGCATTGCTAAAATCCTGTTAAAACACTCATGAAACCATTTATATTGGCATGCTCAGCTCTTCCAAAAAAGATCCAATCAATAACTGGCTTTCTACTGTGATTTATCAAAACTAAAGTGTTAGTTCACTGAATTCTTTTCAGTGAAAGACAGATGTGTTACTGAGTGGTCCAGTTTACAGATTTGAAGAGGAACTAACCAACAAACCCTTCATATTCTGCTAATTAACATGATCGTGAAAGCACTAATGGAAAGTTGAGCAGTAACAACAGTATAGGATACTGAAGGGCTGCATGTGTTGTTTGTAATAGGAGAGATTTGGAAGAGCAACTTTTAAGACAGAAATGATTATTTGAAGTCtttcaagatttttttaaattcatagtCATGATTTCTATACCatttataaaaatgaaaaaaacagaagtaaaAAAATTTAATACAAAGAACTCTTCTCCACAACCAAGTCAGCATGCGGCATGGAGGAAAATATTCAAACGTATTAGCACCAGAATGCCAAACAGGCTGGAGAAGTCATGTAAAGTGCACTCAGTGCGATGGATGCTAATTAAATAACCTGTAAGCAGCAAACAAGGTTGCTAAACCTGCATCTGTTCATTTCACTTTGCCGTGAGTCTTCAGCTGTGAAAGCACTTTGTCTACCTGCAACAGAGCAAAACTGGAAGTTAAGAGTATTCACATGTTGTAAATTCACTCATTTTAAAAGCTCTTCACTTTAAAAGAAGGTAACATTTAAAGGTGTATACAACACACATAAAAGACTTAACATGGGAGAGAAGATGTGGCTCATTTCTCATTTTGACATCAGAGAATGGCGTCAGTGATAATCTCCAATAATCTCTGATCTGATTTTTATTGAATTTAAAGCATAGACCGTGAtaacaaatgagaaacaaatGTTACCATGCCATATGTCGGTCTAGCAATATTAAAAATAACCAGTTACAACTTTAATTATTTTCCTTGGCTCACTCCAGCCCTGACTTACTGTAATAAACCAGTAAGACTGCTGCCCGTAGCGAAGCTGTGACTTCAAGTTCATCTTGCTGGCTGGAGCCAgagggtggaggtggaggtggggaACTGACGAGAATGGAGGGAGATGAAAGCCCAGcctacaaaataaaatttaaaaaaagatattacaacatgaaaaaaaaaacctgtttcattttaaagcaTAATAAAATTCTAAGTGGTAAAGAGTCGCAGCTCATCACAGGGATTGTTTTACCTGACGTCATCGAGGCTGCAGACTTTGTTCTTCTCCAGTATACGTCTTCCCATTTGTTCCATCCGCTCCACTGTCAACAAATAAAACTTATCGGCGATGTGCGATCATAAAGTCAAGTTGTACATATACTCCCTGGCCACTTTATTAAGGACACCTGAACATTAACACAAatgtctaatcagccaatcacatagcAGCAGCTCAGTgtatatagacatggctgagaTGACCGGCTCAAACAGAGCGttagaatgaggaagaaaggtgactgaCGTGAcattgaatgtggcatggttgctGCTACCAAACGGGCTGTTGTAGGCATTtcaaaaactgctgatctactgggatttttttttcccccacaaaaCTATCTCTAGAGTTTACAAAGAATGGTCTAAAAATTAGAAAATATTTAGTGAGTAGCAGTTCTCTGAGTGAAAATGGCTTGTTGATGAcggaggtcagaggagaatggccagactgctcaAGCTGCTAGGAAGGCAACGATAACTCAAATCAACATGCGTTGCaatcaaggtatgcagaagagcatctctgaaagcaCAAGCCTAAAAAACTGGTTTGTGAGTTTGCTGTgttcaaatggcctccacagtcaccagatctcagttcAGTAGAGCTCATTTAGCATGTAGTGGAACTGGAAATTTGTATCATGGATGTGGAGCTGATCTCTGAAGACACAATTAATCATTTCATGGTCATGGTGCCGCTTTTAAATCTGTCTTTACTGACACAAACTACAAACCTAAGCTCACTGAGGTCATACTGGTGACTCAACAAAACAATTTACTCATTAAGTCATTACCTGAATTTACAATAAACTATTATTATAATAGTTTGTACTGATTAACcagatggctgctcctccctctgcaatgttctgctggcggttttcttcttcctttccactgtcgccaagtacttgctcatagggggtcatctacGTGCTATAAgaccttacaatatgaagcgtcttgaggcgactgttgtgatttggtgctatataaataatcaGTTGCTCGGAAACAtgttgctttaaaaataaaagggtGGGGTGCGTTTTGTGTAATCAATCATAACTACCGACTCATATTTTCCCATTGACCAAGACTTGTCAGCAGAAGTTGCTaccaggaaaaacaaacaaacaagcaaacagacTGATTAAGTTCATGTTTCCTCACCTAGAGGTATGTTGTCCATCTTAAGGGTTTTACAGTTGCTGATATGCATCCTGGGAATAACCAGGTAGTGATGGGTGGCTCCAGGCTTCATGTCACGAAAGCAAACCAGCTCATCGTCctgtacacatacacacacgcacacagacagacaggaatTTCCAGTggctaacttttttttctccttaaacATGaattaatgttgttgttgttgttcttttactCACGCTCAGCAGGATCTCTGTGTCAGTTTTGTTGTTTGCTATTTGACAGAACCTACAGTCATCAATCCCAGAAGCCTCCAGCGTCCCCATTCCTGAGTTTTAAAGCGTCTTTTATACAGAGCGCAGTAAACGCTGTAATATAATTTCTGGGTGTGCCCAGAGACAAAGGCAGGACAATCGGCCGAAGACAGAGCTAGTCGAGCCCAGAGTGCACCGTCAAATTATTtgtcttagaaaaaaaaagaaaaagattcttTTCTTAATTTTACGAGAGTTGAACAGGTTCAGTCTGAACCCCAACTCAGAGATGTACACACATGCGCAATGTGTCCCTTTAATTAAAatctgaaccatgaaataaccAACAGAAATCTTTCATTTGTTGATAATGGAGTGTTTGTTGAACTTCAtgacaaaatatataaaaatatatcacattttaatctgcatatatgagttttaatttgtatcacaTTTGCTACATAGGCCATACTTTTGCAGTTtagtcattaaaaatgtgtcatgcaatttatatcattttttgagggtaaaaaaaaagtcacgctgatgatgtagaagtctcaaaaactcacaaaacacGTTTCAAATACGATACGCTTGACTTTAAAGGAGTAAGAGGATGCCTAACGTTTGCCCTTCTGTCACCATAAGGGTCTGGAGACTGAAAGGAAGCTCGACGAGCTGAGGAAACAGCACAGGGTCGAGTAAAGAgagcacctttttttttcttcaccgaATGCTTTAAATATTCTTAAAATAACTCCAAGGATGGGAGGACGTCAAATTATGTACTTTATCTGATCCAAAAAGGAGGTCATTAGGAGcactgtcactgtgtgtgtgtgtgtgttacatttCAGAGGAAGAGCGCAACTTTTAGAACAAATTCAGAAACATCtagaggaaaaggaaaatgagagaaagatgAGAGAGCAAGAGAAACAGCAAATAAAGGAGAACCACGAGAAGATGGAAAAGGATGACCTCAAGGTGCACACACTTAAACGCACTAACGCAAACACAGTGCAGTGTACAGGAGTCAGTTTCATCTCTGACCGGCTGCTTTGTTCCAGGCTAAAGAGAAGAATAGGATGGAGCAGCAGCGTATGCAGGAGATCATGCACATCAATGCTGAGACCCTCCGAGCCAAGCAGCAGAGGATGAAGGAGGAGAAGCTGGCTGACATTAAAGCCATGGAATACATCAAAAAGAAACAGGTCAGCTGGAAAAGCAACTGAACTCTGTAGATCGGCCACAGATGTTTGTTCTCTGCtgatattttattgtttgtgcAGGCGAGGGACGCGGAACGTGAAGCAGAGCAAAAGCGGATAAGGAAAGAGAAGGAGATGGAAATTGCTAAGCTGAGGGCCCAgcgagaaaaaaatcaaaactatAAGGCAGAGCAGGTCAGAAATTGCTTTAACTTTATTACAGGTGGATTAATATGACTTTTAACTGTTCTCAGCCACTTGTGCTGGTCTTTCTGCGGATTTCAAAAAGGATGAACTCTGTGCCCTGCGGCATCAAGAAGAGTTACAAAAAAAATggagggagaaaaacagagagcaGGCCGCGAGGAAAGCACAGCAGGAGGCGATGCTGGGGGCTGCTCGGCTGGAGCAAGTTCAGAGCAAACTACCAGACAGTGCAGGCCACCAGGAAGAAGGAAGAGTTTGATCGGGTGCTGAAGTAAGAAAGTACATTTGATTAATTTTGGGgggcttttgtttgtgttttaaaatgaatttcccACCTCAGTGCGCATTTTATGGATGTTTTTGCATGAAATTGCTATTTTTCCTCCACACAGGGCGCAACAGGAAGCAGAGGCCAAAGAAAAGGAGCAGCAGGAGAGGCAGCGTCAGAAAGTGCTGCGGCACGCTGAGGCCGTCAGGCAGCAGGTGAATGAGCGCAAGCAGTTTGCCAAAGCTGAGCGTAGAGAGAGGTTCAGGGAGGCTGACAAACTGCTGGAGGAAGCCCAGCAGCGACAGATACGCCTGAATGAGATAAAGGAAAAGAAACTCAAGGAGCTCAGGTAAGCATGAGCAGGTTACTGTAGTAATATTCAGGCATGACTGTCATATATCAGGTTTACTGGATATACTGAATAAACCTAATGAGCATGTCTGTGTGCAGGGTTACAGGGCTTGGTGAAAAATACTGTTGTGAAGTGGAGAGAAAGGCCCAGAAGACTCATTTTGTATAGCTCCATAATTGAAACAGTAGTTTCATTTACTACTCTCAGTTAAAATATCTAAGATTAAAGTCGTATATTTCACTCTCAGAGGTGTATGATCATTGGTCTATGCCCTCCAACTCTGGCTCACTGATACAGTTTgtaggttttatttttgtgtaataTCTGCATTTGAGTCGTGTCCTGTTACTTCAGTTGGAGGTTTTGGGGATGGGGGGACGTTTGCATGATGGGTGTACAGCCGACACATCTGCATCAACTGTGTGACGCTATCGTGTCAATATGAACCAAGATCTGTGATGTTTCCAGCAACTTGATGAATCTATATTTTATCTATACACACATATCTGCCAGTGAGGATTACCAGGATTATGAGATTGTACTAAAATAACTAACATTAGAAAGTCACAACACTGGCCTTAAAACTTAATTACCTTAATTATTAGTTTATTAAAGGGTTCtccatgaatgatttttttttatttaaaaaactgtttattttttaatatcattACAAACAAGCAGACACACATCCAATACAGAGGCAACAGTATCTCcacacatttttcttcttcatttttcttctttacagTGACTGTCAGTAACAGAAAACTCTCAATaatgttatttaaataaataattttattttaaaaaatacttttatctTATGATAAAAGTACAGTTCATTTCCCACGtgcattcatttaaaaacaacactgttACAGTGCACGAGTACAAAACACTGTAGATAAAATCTGACCG
This genomic window contains:
- the LOC100710593 gene encoding histidine triad nucleotide-binding protein 3, with product MGTLEASGIDDCRFCQIANNKTDTEILLSDDELVCFRDMKPGATHHYLVIPRMHISNCKTLKMDNIPLVERMEQMGRRILEKNKVCSLDDVRLGFHLPPFSSVPHLHLHPLAPASKMNLKSQLRYGQQSYWFITVDKVLSQLKTHGKVK